The following proteins come from a genomic window of Sphingosinicella flava:
- a CDS encoding [protein-PII] uridylyltransferase, translating into MPIRDTAIPNRRAIIDRRALADRLDAIGREEGRRQKAVDLLKKALASGRAEIARRLAETPYAGTEIAAAYAFLTDQILRLVHDFTVTHLHPLANPTAAERLLLLAVGGYGRGEMALHSDVDIAFITPWKPNGWPEQAIESMLYMLWDLGLKIGHSSRSLDETIGAAMKDHTVRTAILESRYLWGDERLHDEVVARFWREVVGDKAGAFVNEKLEERDARHRKLGDSRYVVEPNVKDGKGGLRDLHTLYWIGKYAYRVTSVPDLVEKGLLTPDELRRFQKAERFLWAVRCHLHILAGRPEERLTFDVQREIAERMHYANRPGRSAVERFMQHYFLTAKAVGDLTGLFLAHLDEKFAQKERRFGLPTLRRRPRKLEGFVLDKGRLALPSDDFLGRDPVRLIQMFALADLHNLEIHPLAMRAAGRDAKLIDAAVRADRRANALFLDVLTSPRDPETVLRWMNEAGVFGRFVPDFGRVVAQMQFDMYHHYTVDEHSIRAIGLLSRIEKGELKEDHPLSTGLFKRISSRRALYVAVLLHDIAKGRGGDHSILGAEIADHLCPRLGLDEAETQTVAWLVRWHLLMSATAFKRDLSDPETIADFAERVKSPERLRLLLMLTVVDIRAVGPGVWNGWKRQLLRTLFESAEELLRLGHKQKGRAERIAAIQDDLAARLRWDDSRFARLTTRFADSYWLAEPLDVVERNARLMDEADRIPDGGPALALNAEEERGATLITLYAKDQPGLFYRTAAAISLGGGNIIDARIHTTLDGMALDNFLVQGADGAPCCDRYQLERLEKAVLAAASGHEPEIARLEARALPLPRAEAFPIQPAVFIDNEASSRYTIVEVNARDRAALLSGLAGAILQSKMSIHSAHIATYGERAVDVFYLTDAKGGKIESPAKLKALHKHLAAAAGGERPIKARNAA; encoded by the coding sequence ATGCCGATCCGCGACACAGCGATTCCCAACCGGCGCGCCATCATTGACCGGCGCGCGCTCGCCGACCGGCTGGATGCGATCGGCCGCGAGGAAGGACGGCGGCAAAAGGCGGTTGACCTTCTGAAGAAAGCCTTGGCCTCGGGCCGCGCCGAAATCGCCCGCCGCCTCGCCGAAACGCCTTACGCAGGCACGGAAATCGCGGCGGCTTACGCCTTCCTCACCGACCAAATCCTGCGCCTCGTCCACGATTTTACCGTGACGCACCTTCATCCGCTCGCCAATCCGACCGCGGCCGAGCGGCTGCTGCTGCTCGCCGTCGGCGGCTATGGGCGCGGCGAAATGGCGCTCCATTCGGACGTCGACATCGCTTTCATCACCCCCTGGAAGCCCAATGGCTGGCCCGAACAGGCGATCGAATCGATGCTCTACATGCTGTGGGATCTGGGCCTGAAGATCGGCCATAGCAGCCGCAGCCTCGACGAGACGATTGGCGCGGCGATGAAGGACCATACCGTCCGCACCGCCATCCTCGAATCCCGCTATCTCTGGGGCGACGAGCGGCTGCATGACGAGGTCGTTGCCCGCTTCTGGCGTGAGGTCGTGGGTGACAAGGCGGGGGCCTTCGTCAACGAAAAATTGGAGGAACGCGACGCCCGCCACCGCAAATTGGGCGACAGCCGCTACGTCGTCGAACCCAATGTGAAGGATGGCAAAGGCGGCCTGCGCGATCTTCACACCCTCTATTGGATCGGCAAATATGCCTATCGCGTGACGTCCGTCCCGGACCTGGTCGAAAAAGGCCTGCTCACCCCCGATGAACTCCGCCGCTTCCAGAAGGCCGAGCGTTTCCTATGGGCGGTGCGCTGCCACCTCCACATCCTCGCCGGACGGCCGGAGGAGCGCCTGACCTTCGATGTCCAGCGCGAGATCGCGGAACGGATGCATTATGCCAACCGCCCGGGGCGCTCGGCGGTCGAGCGGTTCATGCAGCATTATTTTCTGACCGCGAAAGCGGTGGGCGATTTGACTGGTCTCTTCCTTGCGCACTTGGACGAGAAGTTCGCGCAGAAGGAACGCCGCTTCGGCCTCCCCACCCTGCGCCGCCGCCCGCGCAAGCTCGAAGGCTTCGTCCTCGACAAGGGCCGCCTCGCCCTCCCCTCCGACGATTTTCTTGGCCGTGATCCCGTCCGCCTCATCCAGATGTTCGCCCTCGCGGACCTTCACAACCTCGAAATCCACCCCCTTGCCATGCGGGCGGCAGGGCGGGACGCCAAGCTGATCGACGCCGCCGTGCGGGCGGACAGACGCGCCAACGCCCTCTTCCTCGACGTGCTCACCAGCCCGCGCGATCCGGAAACCGTATTGCGCTGGATGAACGAGGCGGGCGTGTTCGGCCGCTTCGTGCCCGATTTCGGCCGCGTCGTCGCGCAGATGCAGTTCGACATGTATCATCACTACACAGTCGACGAGCATTCGATCCGCGCCATCGGCCTTCTCTCCCGCATCGAGAAGGGGGAGTTGAAGGAAGATCACCCGCTCTCCACTGGCCTCTTCAAGCGCATCTCATCGCGGCGCGCGCTCTACGTCGCCGTCCTTCTCCACGACATCGCCAAGGGTCGGGGCGGCGACCACAGCATCCTCGGTGCCGAAATTGCGGACCACCTCTGCCCCCGTCTCGGCCTCGACGAAGCCGAAACCCAGACGGTCGCCTGGCTGGTGCGCTGGCATCTCCTCATGTCCGCGACCGCCTTCAAGCGCGACCTCAGCGACCCCGAAACCATCGCCGATTTCGCGGAGCGGGTAAAAAGCCCGGAGCGGCTGCGCCTCCTCCTGATGCTCACCGTCGTCGACATTCGCGCCGTGGGTCCGGGCGTCTGGAACGGCTGGAAGCGACAGCTGCTGCGCACCCTTTTCGAAAGCGCGGAGGAGCTTTTGCGGCTCGGCCACAAGCAAAAGGGCCGCGCCGAACGGATCGCCGCCATCCAGGACGACCTTGCCGCCCGCCTCCGCTGGGACGATAGCCGCTTCGCCCGGCTCACTACGCGGTTCGCCGATTCCTATTGGCTCGCCGAGCCGCTGGACGTTGTGGAGCGCAACGCCCGGCTGATGGACGAAGCCGACCGGATTCCCGACGGCGGACCGGCGCTCGCGCTCAATGCGGAGGAGGAGCGGGGCGCAACCCTGATCACCCTTTATGCCAAGGATCAACCAGGCCTCTTCTACCGCACCGCGGCGGCGATCAGCTTGGGCGGCGGCAATATCATCGACGCGCGCATTCACACGACCTTGGACGGCATGGCGCTCGACAATTTTCTGGTTCAGGGCGCGGACGGCGCGCCTTGCTGCGACCGTTACCAGCTCGAGCGATTGGAAAAGGCAGTGCTCGCCGCCGCCTCAGGCCATGAGCCTGAGATTGCCCGGCTTGAAGCGCGCGCGTTGCCCCTGCCGCGTGCCGAAGCCTTCCCCATTCAACCCGCCGTGTTCATCGATAACGAGGCGTCGAGCCGCTACACGATCGTCGAGGTCAACGCCCGCGATCGCGCCGCCTTGCTGAGCGGCCTGGCGGGCGCGATCCTGCAGTCGAAAATGAGCATCCATTCCGCCCACATCGCCACCTATGGCGAACGCGCGGTCGACGTCTTCTATCTGACCGATGCCAAGGGCGGAAAGATCGAAAGCCCGGCCAAGCTCAAGGCGCTTCACAAGCATTTGGCGGCCGCGGCGGGTGGCGAGCGGCCAATAAAAGCGCGGAACGCAGCTTAA